A stretch of Aedes aegypti strain LVP_AGWG chromosome 2, AaegL5.0 Primary Assembly, whole genome shotgun sequence DNA encodes these proteins:
- the LOC110675944 gene encoding peritrophin-1-like has protein sequence MLALIVLLGLVTGGLSSILCPTKVDPQVTVHLPHPNSCSKFLTCVGSNPVEQDCPAGLHWNNEQSFCDYPRASGCSRGENSDQLHQRPFNSTAVANSICLPQTSRCPLNSNPSEDVVFLKHRDCRKFYACVSTQQVELSCPPKLYWNSRACVCDYEVEAECDGTDRVIDDVPEEVDEEHFDPEDAEEHEQAEQDQEPAAEDQPEQSADEEPEVRVRRAADGSSSNGNSGSNSGSGSGSSGSGSSGSGSNGSSSSSNGQGSNGNTAQSGADIRTVSSIAVIAFTAAMSVL, from the exons ATGTTGG CGCTCATCGTTTTGCTCGGTTTGGTCACCGGAGGTTTGTCCTCAATCCTCTGTCCAACCAAGGTCGACCCGCAAGTAACGGTTCATCTTCCGCATCCAAACAGCTGTTCTAAATTTCTCACGTGTGTTGGAAGTAACCCGGTTGAACAGGACTGCCCCGCTGGATTGCACTGGAACAACGAACAGTCGTTCTGCGACTACCCTCGTGCGTCCGGATGTTCCCGTGGCGAAAACTCGGACCAGCTGCATCAGAGGCCATTCAACTCAACGGCCGTTGCCAACAGTATCTGCCTGCCGCAGACCAGCCGTTGTCCACTGAACTCCAATCCTTCGGAGGATGTCGTTTTCCTGAAGCATCGGGACTGTCGCAAATTCTATGCGTGTGTTTCGACCCAGCAGGTTGAACTGTCCTGTCCCCCGAAATTGTACTGGAACTCTCGTGCCTGCGTGTGCGACTACGAAGTGGAGGCTGAGTGCGACGGAACGGACAGGGTGATTGATGATGTGCCGGAAGAGGTCGATGAGGAGCATTTCGATCCGGAGGATGCGGAAGAACACGAACAAGCTGAACAGGATCAAGAGCCTGCTGCTGAAGATCAACCAGAACAAAGTGCCGACGAAGAGCCGGAGGTTAGAGTTCGTCGAGCAGCCGACGGAAGCAGCTCCAATGGAAACTCCGGCTCTAACAGTGGTTCCGGTAGTGGATCGAGTGGAAGTGGTTCGAGTGGAAGTGGTTCGAATGGAAGCAGTTCCAGTTCAAATGGACAAGGCTCCAATGGGAACACAGCTCAGTCCGGCGCTGATATTCGAACCGTTTCTTCAATAGCTGTGATTGCTTTCACGGCAGCCATGAGTGTTCTGTAG